A stretch of Megalobrama amblycephala isolate DHTTF-2021 linkage group LG14, ASM1881202v1, whole genome shotgun sequence DNA encodes these proteins:
- the LOC125245197 gene encoding tripartite motif-containing protein 16-like, with protein sequence MMASISDHLLDALDDLDTDELKRFKWRLKNHKGFSRTALQKADAPDTVDLMMKCFGPEEAVRVMVDILRKMNQNHVAEQLEKKHKQAQAEGSIEDPALVGANSKPIEVIFTNIVPRTRNDFLQYSHRLTLDLNTANKRLCLSENNRVITNANTDQPYPDHPDRFDHWDQVLCRESVCDRCCYWEIEWSGRVYISVSYKSISRKGGGIECVFGRNDQSWCLYCYSSSYSFRHNNIETELPVVSSRRIGVYVDHSAGTLSFYNVSGDTMSLIHTVQTTFTQPLYPGFTVYKGLVKLC encoded by the exons ATGATGGCATCTATTTCAGATCACCTTCTGGATGCTCTGGATGATCTAGACACAGATGAACTGAAGAGGTTTAAATGGCGCTTAAAAAATCATAAGGGGTTTTCAAGGACTGCTCTTCAGAAGGCAGACGCCCCTGACACAGTAGATCTGATGATGAAGTGTTTTGGACCAGAAGAAGCTGTGAGGGTCATGGTGGACATCCTGAGGAAGATGAACCAGAACCATGTGGCTGAACAGTTAGAGAAGAAACACAAGCAAG ctCAGGCTGAGGGTAGCATTGAGGATCCTGCGCTTGTTGGAGCCAATTCAAAACCGATAGAGG TCATTTTCACCAACATTGTTCCCAGGACCAGGAacgacttcctacaat attcccatcggctcactctggatctgaacacagcgAATAAACGTCTCTGTTTGTCTGAGAATAACAGAGTGATTACTAACGCCAACACAGAtcagccgtatcctgatcatccagacagatttgatcatTGGGaccaggtgttgtgtagagagagcgTGTGTGATCGatgctgttactgggagattgagtggagtggacGTGTGTATATATcggtgtcatataagagcatcagcaggaagggaggGGGTattgagtgtgtgtttggacgtaatgatcagtcctggtgTTTGTACTGCTATTCCTCCAGTTACTCATTCAGACACAATAACATAGAGACTGAACTCCCAGTAGTGTCCAGTcgtagaataggagtgtatgtggatcacagtgcaggaactctgtccttctacaacgtctctggagacacaatgagcctcatccacacagtccagaccacattcactcaaccgctctatcctgggtttacgGTTTATAAAGGATtagtgaaactgtgttga